A region of the Gaiellales bacterium genome:
CTGCGCCTGAAGCGCGAGTACGCCACCGTGTTCGGCCTGTTCAAGTACTGCGTGCTGACCGCCGAGGCGACGTACCTCTGCAACGAGTTCACGATCGAGCGCAACGACCAGGCCGCCTACCCGTTCGCCCGCCTGCTGATGACGGACGTGTGGGTGTGGGACAAGAGCCGGCCGACGCGGATCATCCCCCGCACCGAGGTGCACACGACGCAGGACGTCACGATCGAGGAGCTGAAGACCGAGGACGACGTCGAGACGACGCTTCCCCGCGGCTTCGAGCTGACGGACGACTGACGTGACGACGCGTGCGCGGCGTGGTCCCCGATCGCCCAGGCCGCACGACGGCGCGGGGCCGATCATCTAGGCGTGCTGCTCGCGATCGACGTCGGCAACACCCAGACCGTCGTCGGGCTCTACGACGGCGACAGTCTGGCCGACCACTGGCGCATTGCCAGCGTCCGCTCACAGACCGCGGATGAGCTCGCCGTCGAGCTGCAGGGCCTGCTCGCCGTGCGTGGGCGCGGATTCGGCGACGTGTCGGCGACGGTCGCGTCGAGCGGCGTGCCGCAGCTGGCTGAGGCGCTGCGCCAGGCGGCCCGCGTGCACCTCGGCCATGAGGCGCTGCTGGTGGGGCCGGATGTGGACACCGGGCTTGAGCTGCGGGTCGACAACCCGTCCGAGGTGGGGCCGGACCGGGTCGCGAACTCGGTGGCGGCACTCGCCCTGCAGCCCGGTCCGCTGGTGGTCGTCGACTTCGGGACGGCGATCAACTTCGACGCCGTGTCCGCCGACGGCGCGTTCCTCGGCGGCGCCATCGCGCCTGGGCTGCAGGTCGCCGTGGAGGCGCTGGGCGACCGGGC
Encoded here:
- a CDS encoding DUF2469 family protein, which gives rise to MSHIDDLEEYDAELELRLKREYATVFGLFKYCVLTAEATYLCNEFTIERNDQAAYPFARLLMTDVWVWDKSRPTRIIPRTEVHTTQDVTIEELKTEDDVETTLPRGFELTDD
- a CDS encoding type III pantothenate kinase; translation: MLLAIDVGNTQTVVGLYDGDSLADHWRIASVRSQTADELAVELQGLLAVRGRGFGDVSATVASSGVPQLAEALRQAARVHLGHEALLVGPDVDTGLELRVDNPSEVGPDRVANSVAALALQPGPLVVVDFGTAINFDAVSADGAFLGGAIAPGLQVAVEALGDRAARLFQIELRAPERAIGRTTAENMQSGAIFGYAGLVDGIVRRFRAELGGEAAVIATGGLAAVVAPHCETVDRVEPWLTLEGLRLIWERAGRPA